The Pungitius pungitius chromosome 10, fPunPun2.1, whole genome shotgun sequence genome has a window encoding:
- the LOC119229103 gene encoding trace amine-associated receptor 13c-like, translating into METLVGTELCFPQLINTSCRKPIRLHLEAMLIYMLLSSISLLTVALNLLVIISISHFKQLQTPTNILLLSLAVSDFFVGLIMIFQIMLIDGCWLLGDLMCSLWLIISPITISSSVGTMVLISVDRYVAICYPLHYFTKVKPKRVQVCVCLCWMFSALFYSLLLKNNLQHPGRYNSCIGECVFEINYIAILFDLIVSFIVPITVIVILYIRIFGVAVYQARAMRSHIAVATTKVKAKKSEMKAARTLGVVVVVFLICICPYYCVTLTSQDNLYTTSSVTIVMWLVHFNSCLNPLIYAILYPWFRKSIKVIVTLEILKPGSCRTNLL; encoded by the exons atggaaaccttggtgggaactgaactttgctttccacaactcatcaacacctcctgcagaaagccAATTCGTCTTCACTTAGAAGCAATGTTGATTTACATgttgttgtcctccatctctctgctcactgtagcgctcaacctgctggtcatcatctccatctcccattTCAA GCAGCTCCAGACCCCCAccaacatcctcctcctctctctggctgtCTCAGATTTTTTCGTGGGTCTCATTATGATCTTTCAAATAATGTTAATAGACGGCTGCTGGTTGCTCggtgatctcatgtgttctctttggttAATAATATCACCCATTACCATATCGTCCTCAGTAGGAaccatggtgctcatatcagtggatcgatatgtggctatttgttatcctctgcattatttcaccaaagtcaaaccaaaacgagttcaagtctgtgtttgtctgtgttggatgttttctgctttattttacAGTCTGCTGCTGAAGAATAATCTGCAACATCCAGGCAGGTATAACTCCTGCATAGGAGAGTGTGTCTTTGAAATTAACTACATCGCTATTCTTTTTGATCTAATTGTTTCATTCATTGTTCCCATTACTGTTATTGTCATTctatatattagaatatttggggtggctgtgtatcaggctcgtgccatgcgGTCTCACATTGCAGTTGCGACAACAaaagtaaaagctaaaaagtctgaaatgaaagcagccaggacTCTTGgggttgttgtagttgtgtttctgatatgcATTTGCCCATATTATTGTGTCACCCTTACATCTCAAGATAACTTGTACACAACTTCATCTGTAACCATTGTGATGTGGTTGGTTCATTTTAACTCCTGTCTTaaccctctgatctatgccattctctatccctggttcagaaaatcaattaaggtCATTGTTACACTTGAGATACTGAAGCCTGGTTCCTGTCGGACAAACCTGCTTTAG
- the LOC119229323 gene encoding trace amine-associated receptor 13c-like — translation FPQLINTSCRKPTRPHLEATMIYILLSFITLLTVALNLLVIISISHFKQLQNPPNLLLLSLAVSDFFVGLIMIFRIMMIDGCWLLGDLMCSLWLILSSIIISSSFGTMVLISVDRYVAICYPLHYFTKVKPKSVQVCVCLCWMFSALFNSVLMKDNLEQLGRYKSCIGECVIGMSDIAYLIDLIVSFLFPIFVIIILYIRIFVVAVYQARAMRSHIAVGTMKVTVKKSEMKAARNLGVVVVVFLICICPYYCFALTSQNNLYTASSVTTVIWLFHFNSCLNPLIYAILYPWFRKSIKVIVTLQILKPGSYRTNML, via the exons tttccacaactcatcaacacctcctgcagaaagccAACTCGTCCTCACTTAGAAGCAACGATGATTTACATTCTGCTGTCTTTCATCACTCTGCTCACTGTAgctctcaacctgctggtcattatctccatctcccacttcaa GCAGCTCCAGAACCcccccaacctcctcctcctctctctggccgtCTCAGATTTCTTCGTGGGCCTTATCATGATCTTTCGAATAATGATGATAGACGGATGCTGGTTGCTCggtgatctcatgtgttctctttggttgATTCTTTCATCCATTATTATCTCGTCCTCATTTGGAaccatggtgctcatatcagtggatcgatatgtggctatttgttatcctctgcattacttcaccaaagtcaaaccaaaaagtgttcaagtctgtgtttgtctgtgttggatgtttTCTGCTTTATTTAACAGTGTGCTGATGAAGGATAACCTGGAACAACTAGGCAGGTACAAGTCCTGCATAGGAGAGTGTGTGATTGGAATGAGCGACATCGCTTATCTTATTGATctaattgtttcatttctttttcccatttttgttattatcattctatatattagaatatttgtGGTGGCTGTGTATCAGGCGCGTGCCATGCGGTCTCACATTGCAGTTGGGACAATGAAAGTAACcgttaaaaagtctgaaatgaaagcagccaggaatcttggtgttgttgtagttgtgtttctgatatgcATTTGCCCATATTATTGTTTCGCTCTTACATCCCAAAATAACTTGTACACAGCTTCATCTGTAACCACTGTAATATGGTTGTTTCATTTTAACTCCTGtctcaaccctctgatctatgccattctctacccctggttcagaaaatcaattaaggtCATTGTTACACTTCAGATACTGAAGCCTGGTTCCTATCGGACCAACATGCTTTAG
- the LOC119229056 gene encoding trace amine-associated receptor 13c-like: protein METLVGTELCFPQLINTSCRKQTRPHLEAMLIYMLLSSISLLTVALNLLVIISISHFKQLQTPTNLLLLSLAVSDLFVGLFIIFQIIIDGCWLLSDLMCSLWLILSSSIFLSSVGTMVLISVDRYVAICYPLHYFTKVKPKRVQVCVCLCWMFAVLFNGLLLKDTLQHTGRYNSCIGECVIEMNYIANLFDLIVTFIFPITVIVILYIRIFGVAVYQARAMRSHVAVVTTNVNAKMSEMKAARNLGVVVVVFLTCICPFYCFILTSQNNSYTASSVTIFIWLAQFNSCLNPLIYAILYPWFRKSIKVIFTLQILKPGSYRTNLL, encoded by the exons atggaaaccttggtgggaactgaactttgctttccacaactcatcaacacctcctgcagaaagcaaACTCGTCCTCACTTAGAAGCAATGTTGATTTACATgttgttgtcctccatctctctgctcactgtagctctcaacctgctggtcatcatctccatctcccacttcaa GCAGCTCCAGACgcccaccaacctcctccttctctctctggcaGTCTCAGATTTGTTCGTGGGCCTCTTCATAATCTTTCAAATAATAATAGACGGCTGCTGGTTGCTTAGTGATCTTatgtgttctctttggttgATTCTTTCATCCAGTATTTTTTTGTCCTCAGTAGGAACCATGGTCCTCATATCAGTGgatcgatatgtggctatttgttatcctctgcattacttcaccaaagtcaaaccaaaaagagttcaagtctgtgtttgtctgtgttggatgtttgctgTTTTATTTAACGGTCTTCTGCTAAAGGATACACTGCAACATACAGGCAGGTATAACTCCTGCATAGGAGAGTGTGTGATTGAAATGAACTACATCGCTAACCTTTTTGATCTAATTGTTACATTCATTTTTCCTATTACTGTTATTGTCATTctatatattagaatatttggagtggctgtgtatcaggctcgtgccatgcgGTCTCACGTTGCAGTTGTGACAACAAATGTAAATGCTAAAatgtctgaaatgaaagcagccaggaatcttggtgttgttgtagttgtgtttctaACATGCATTTGCCCATTTTACTGTTTCATTCTAACATCCCAAAACAACTCATACACAGCTTCATCTGTAACCATTTTCATTTGGTTGGCTCAGTTTAACTCCTGtctcaaccctctgatctatgccattctctacccctggttcagaaaatcaattaaggtCATTTTTACACTTCAGATTCTCAAGCCTGGTTCCTATCGGACCAACCTGCTTTAG